The Chitinophaga pinensis DSM 2588 region AGTCAAATTTAGCTATATGTTAATTAACATTGACCATTAGCTTTGAAGGTACAAACAAACTAGGAAGCACAAAATTATCAATTTCGCTGGTGCCAATGGGCCGATCATCTCTGCCCGGCCCGCCACAAAATGTAAAATTACGGATGGGAAAAACATTATTTGACAAGATCTGGGACAGCCACGTAGTGGTTAGCAAGCCCGGCTTTCCGGATGCAGTATACATCAATACACATTTTATTCACGAAGTGACCAGTCCACAGGCTTTTGACGGACTGCGTAAAAGAGGTATACCGGTTTTCCGTACGGCTAAGACCCGTGCGACAGCCGACCATAACGTACCTACCATTGACCAGCACCTGCCGATTAAAGAGGCCCTGAGCCGCAAACAGGTAGAGATGCTGACTTCCAATACCAAAGAATTCGGTGTAGAGCTGTATGGTCTGGGCCACCCTTACCAGGGTATTGTACACGTAATCGGCCCTGAGCTGGGTATTACACTGCCAGGTATGACTATCGTGTGTGGTGACAGCCATACCAGTACGCATGGCGCTTTTGGTGCGATCGCTTTCGGTATTGGTACGTCCGAGGTTGAACAGGTACTGGCTACCCAGTGTATTCTGCAATACCGCCCGAAACGCATGAAGATTGAGGTGAACGGTCAGCTGAAAAAAGGTGTTGTTTCCAAAGACATCATTCTGTATATCATTTCTAAAATATCAGCTTCCGGCGCTACCGGTTATTTTGTGGAATATGCCGGTGAGGCGATCCGCAGCCTGAGCATGGAAGCCCGCATGACCATCTGTAATATGAGTATTGAGATGGGCGCGCGTGGAGGTCTGATCGCTCCTGATCAAACCACTTTCGATTATATCAAAGGCCGGGAGTTTGCTCCGAAGGGTGCTGAGTGGGATAAGGCCCTGGCATACTGGGAAACACTGTATACCGATGCTGATGCTGAGTTTGATGTAGTACTGACATTTGATGCCGCTGATATCGAACCAATGATCACTTATGGTACGAACCCGGGTATGGGTATCGGGGTAACCCAGCACATTCCGTCGCTGACTGAGGTGGATGACAAAGAAAAACCATCTTTCAGGAAATCCCTGGAGTATATGGGACTGGAAGCTGGTAGCGGGTTGCTGGGTAAGAAAGTGGATTATGTATTTATCGGTAGCTGTACCAACTCCCGTATTGAAGACCTCCGTATGGTGGCTGACTTTGTAAAGGGTAAGAAAAAGGCGGAAGATGTAGTGGTATGGATCGTACCTGGTTCTAAACAGGTAGAAGCGCAGGCGAAGGAAGAAGGTATTGATAAAATATTTGAAGCAGCGGGCTTCCATCTGCGTCAACCAGGTTGCTCTGCATGTCTGGGTATGAACGAAGATAAAGTGCCTGCCGGCATGTATTGTATTTCTACTTCCAACCGTAACTTCGAAGGTCGTCAGGGTCCTAACGCCCGTACCTTCCTGGCCAGCCCGTTGTCAGCAGCAGCAGCAGCTATCACTGGTAAAGTAACAGATGTAAGAGAACTGGTATAATATAACTGAGAAATGTCCTGGAACGCTGAATTATATAAGGAAAAGCACTCTTTTGTATTCGGTTACGGTAATAACCTGATCGAATGGCTGCAGCCGGCAGCAGGAGAACAGATACTGGATCTTGGCTGTGGTACCGGCGAACTGACCGCTCAGGTGGCGGAAAGCGGCGCCAAAGTAACAGGGCTGGATAGTTCTCCTGCGATGATCGCCAGTGCAAAGGAGCATTTTCCACAGGTTACTTTCCAGGTGGCAGATGCTACCTCTTTCTCCCTGCCGGAGCAGTTTGATGCGGTGTTTTCCAACGCTACCCTGCACTGGATCCGCCAGCAGGAGAAGGCGCTGGATCGTATTCACCAGCACCTGAAGCCTGGTGGTCGTTTTGTCCTGGAAATGGGCGGTAAGGGAAATGTGGACGACATCACCGGTGCACTGGAGAAAGCGATGGCCGACAGAGGATATACTTATAAACCATTCTGGTATTTCCCTTCAGTGGGAGAGTATACCTCGCTGCTGGAAGAGTATGGATTCAGAATCAACCAGGTCCTTTACTTTGACCGTGAGACCGAACTGGCAGACCCTGAGAATGGCATTGTGGAATGGCTGCAGATGTTTGGATCGCACTTCCTGGACCAGGTACCGGAGCAGGATAGATTACCTCTCCTGCAGGAAGTACAGGAGTCGCTGCGGGCGACTAACTTCCGCGATGGTAAATGGTATTCGAAGTACGTGCGCTTGCGTGTAAAAGCAGAAAAAATTAAAACAGATCTTTAACTTTAAAATGAAAGACCTTCTCCGGAAGGCTATAATATAATGAGTAAGACTTTTCAACACCTTGTATCCACCGCAGTTCCTATTGCGATTGAAAACATTGATACAGACCAGATCATCCCTGCCCGCTTTCTGAAAGCAACGACAAGGGATGGTTTCGGAGAAAATCTCTTCCGTGACTGGCGCTTTGACACTAATAATGAGCCTAAGCAAGACTTTATCCTGAACAATCCGATCTACAAAGGTCAGATACTGGTAGCAGGTAAAAACTTTGGTTGCGGTTCATCCCGTGAGCACGCGGCATGGGCTATCGGCGACTATGGTTTCAAAGTTGTGATCAGCAGTTTCTTTGCTGATATCTTCAAGAACAATGCGCTGAATAACTTCATTCTGCCGATCACTGTGACGGACGAATTCCTGGACAAGATCTTCAAAGCGATTGAAACAGATCCTGCTGCTCAACTGGAAATTGACCTGGAAAAACAGTCACTGAAGATCGTAGCTACCGGTGAAGAAATTTCTTTCGACATCAATCCGTATAAGAAAGCCTGCCTCATTAATGGCTATGACGATATTGACTACCTGTTGAGCCTTCGTAAAGAGATTGAATCATACGAAGCCAGCCGTGAGTTTAATTTTTAACATTTCACTTCAGTGGTTTAGCTTTATTTTTCACAAGAGAAGCGGACCACTGGGGGTACGACGAAGTAAACATCAATTTAAATCAACTCTAAACTAAATGGGCGTAGACAAAAAGATACTGGTAATTCCCGGAGATGGTATAGGACAAGAGGTGACAGCCTGGGGTCAGAAAGTATTGGAAACAATTGCTGTAAACTACAAGCACAATTTTGTTTTTGAAGAAGGCATAATGGGGCATGTTGCCATCGAAGCTACCGGTACTCCGCTGCCTGACGAAACACTGGAAAAAGCCCGCAAAAGCGATGCGATCCTATTTGGTGCTATCGGTCATGCGAAATATGACAATGACCCTACACTGAAAGTGCGTCCTGAGCAGGGATTGCTGAAAATCCGTAAGGAGTTGGGTCTCTACGCAAATCTGCGGCCTATTAAGTTGTTTGATGAACTGCTGGAAGCATCCAGCATTAAACCGGAAATACTTCGTGGAGCAGATATCCTGTTCTTCCGTGAGCTGACCGGGGATGTATACTTCGGTGAGAAGAAACGTTCAGAAGACCGCAATACTGCATCTGACCTGATGATCTATCACCGTTATGAAGTAGAACGTATCGCCCGTAAAGCATATGAAGCTGCACGTTCCCGCC contains the following coding sequences:
- the leuD gene encoding 3-isopropylmalate dehydratase small subunit, producing the protein MSKTFQHLVSTAVPIAIENIDTDQIIPARFLKATTRDGFGENLFRDWRFDTNNEPKQDFILNNPIYKGQILVAGKNFGCGSSREHAAWAIGDYGFKVVISSFFADIFKNNALNNFILPITVTDEFLDKIFKAIETDPAAQLEIDLEKQSLKIVATGEEISFDINPYKKACLINGYDDIDYLLSLRKEIESYEASREFNF
- a CDS encoding methyltransferase domain-containing protein, producing MSWNAELYKEKHSFVFGYGNNLIEWLQPAAGEQILDLGCGTGELTAQVAESGAKVTGLDSSPAMIASAKEHFPQVTFQVADATSFSLPEQFDAVFSNATLHWIRQQEKALDRIHQHLKPGGRFVLEMGGKGNVDDITGALEKAMADRGYTYKPFWYFPSVGEYTSLLEEYGFRINQVLYFDRETELADPENGIVEWLQMFGSHFLDQVPEQDRLPLLQEVQESLRATNFRDGKWYSKYVRLRVKAEKIKTDL
- the leuB gene encoding 3-isopropylmalate dehydrogenase; this translates as MGVDKKILVIPGDGIGQEVTAWGQKVLETIAVNYKHNFVFEEGIMGHVAIEATGTPLPDETLEKARKSDAILFGAIGHAKYDNDPTLKVRPEQGLLKIRKELGLYANLRPIKLFDELLEASSIKPEILRGADILFFRELTGDVYFGEKKRSEDRNTASDLMIYHRYEVERIARKAYEAARSRRKKLCSVDKANVLESSRLWREVVQELAKEYSDVETEHMFIDNAAMQLVKDPKRFDVVLTANLFGDILTDEASQIAGSMGMLASASIGDSVGFYEPIHGSAHDIAGKGIANPLASILSAALMLDISFGLKNESLRVIKAVEATLKQGYRTMDIANKHTENHYVMGTDAMGAKVLENLN
- the leuC gene encoding 3-isopropylmalate dehydratase large subunit, with amino-acid sequence MGKTLFDKIWDSHVVVSKPGFPDAVYINTHFIHEVTSPQAFDGLRKRGIPVFRTAKTRATADHNVPTIDQHLPIKEALSRKQVEMLTSNTKEFGVELYGLGHPYQGIVHVIGPELGITLPGMTIVCGDSHTSTHGAFGAIAFGIGTSEVEQVLATQCILQYRPKRMKIEVNGQLKKGVVSKDIILYIISKISASGATGYFVEYAGEAIRSLSMEARMTICNMSIEMGARGGLIAPDQTTFDYIKGREFAPKGAEWDKALAYWETLYTDADAEFDVVLTFDAADIEPMITYGTNPGMGIGVTQHIPSLTEVDDKEKPSFRKSLEYMGLEAGSGLLGKKVDYVFIGSCTNSRIEDLRMVADFVKGKKKAEDVVVWIVPGSKQVEAQAKEEGIDKIFEAAGFHLRQPGCSACLGMNEDKVPAGMYCISTSNRNFEGRQGPNARTFLASPLSAAAAAITGKVTDVRELV